Proteins found in one Labrenzia sp. VG12 genomic segment:
- a CDS encoding GH25 family lysozyme, with translation MNLLQAILRTMFYVVVGGVISIVGAAFFFMNWEPDRDDFPVRGIDVSHHLGDIDWAEVASDDVAFVYMKASEGGDFKDSAFERNWAGAGSAGLARGAYHFFSLCEPGQKQAENFLSVLPQDSDMLAPVLDLELARNCARRPPAAEVLREISAFTTLVEAARGKQVIFYAPAEFYEAYLKGSGLNRRLWARSIWHSPDYPSDWVLWQYHDRGRVTGIETDVDLNVLNSEKSLPELKM, from the coding sequence ATGAATCTCTTGCAAGCAATCTTGCGAACCATGTTCTATGTGGTGGTCGGTGGGGTCATCTCGATTGTCGGAGCTGCGTTTTTCTTCATGAACTGGGAACCGGACCGGGACGATTTTCCCGTGCGCGGGATCGATGTCTCCCATCACCTCGGGGATATCGACTGGGCTGAGGTCGCGTCCGATGATGTCGCCTTTGTCTACATGAAGGCCAGCGAGGGCGGTGATTTCAAAGACAGCGCCTTTGAGCGAAACTGGGCAGGGGCCGGCAGCGCGGGTCTTGCCCGGGGTGCCTACCATTTCTTCAGCCTGTGCGAACCGGGGCAGAAGCAGGCGGAAAACTTCCTGAGCGTGCTGCCGCAGGATAGTGACATGCTGGCGCCGGTTCTGGATCTGGAGCTTGCCAGGAACTGCGCCCGCCGTCCGCCCGCGGCCGAAGTGCTGCGTGAAATCAGTGCCTTCACCACGCTGGTGGAGGCTGCACGCGGAAAACAGGTGATCTTTTACGCGCCGGCTGAGTTCTATGAGGCCTATTTGAAGGGCAGTGGGCTGAACCGGCGCCTCTGGGCCCGGTCCATCTGGCATTCGCCGGACTATCCTTCGGACTGGGTGCTTTGGCAGTACCATGACAGAGGACGGGTCACCGGCATTGAAACCGATGTTGACCTCAACGTCCTGAATTCGGAAAAGTCGCTTCCTGAATTGAAAATGTGA
- a CDS encoding VOC family protein has product MRPKLDGILETAVYVDDMEAAHAFYSDILGLKRMVAGERLFAYDAGPAQALLVFHRGHTGDDVPTSGGIVPGHDTSGHSHFAFRVSADQLQPWRDYLGEQGIAIISEVTWPAGGTSLYFNDPDGNVLELAAAPLWPNFLA; this is encoded by the coding sequence ATGCGACCCAAACTCGACGGTATCCTGGAAACGGCCGTCTATGTCGATGACATGGAGGCCGCACATGCTTTCTACTCCGATATCCTTGGCCTGAAGCGCATGGTGGCCGGGGAGCGGCTCTTTGCCTATGACGCGGGACCGGCACAGGCGCTGCTTGTCTTTCACAGAGGCCATACCGGCGACGACGTGCCGACATCCGGGGGCATCGTGCCGGGCCATGACACCAGTGGCCACAGCCATTTTGCTTTTCGTGTCTCGGCCGATCAATTACAGCCCTGGCGGGACTATCTGGGAGAGCAGGGCATCGCGATCATCAGCGAGGTTACCTGGCCCGCTGGTGGTACCAGCCTTTATTTCAACGATCCGGACGGCAACGTGCTGGAATTGGCCGCGGCGCCGCTCTGGCCGAATTTCTTGGCGTGA
- a CDS encoding YciI family protein: protein MSLFVIDLTYTADLADVDRHLEAHRSFLKDQYAAGHFLASGPKNPRTGGVILAKGSSRAEIEHLVALDPFKIEAVASYAITEFNPVMSVPGFPL from the coding sequence ATGAGCCTTTTTGTCATCGACCTGACCTACACAGCAGACCTTGCCGACGTCGACCGGCACCTGGAAGCGCACCGGAGCTTTCTGAAAGACCAATATGCGGCCGGTCATTTTCTGGCGTCGGGCCCCAAGAACCCGCGCACCGGGGGCGTGATCCTGGCGAAGGGCTCCTCGCGCGCAGAGATCGAGCACCTGGTTGCGCTTGATCCCTTCAAGATTGAGGCCGTGGCATCTTATGCGATCACGGAGTTCAACCCGGTGATGAGCGTTCCGGGCTTTCCGCTCTGA
- a CDS encoding organic hydroperoxide resistance protein — MAVDVLYETKAKATGGRDGAAETLSGSFKVALSTPKELGGAGGPGNNPEELFAAGYAACFIGAMKFVGGQEKIAVPVDASITSTVGIGPRSEGGFGLTVALDVSLPGLETAVAEDLVAKAHQVCPYSNATRNNIDVKLTVV, encoded by the coding sequence ATGGCTGTAGACGTGCTTTACGAAACGAAAGCGAAGGCAACCGGTGGCCGGGACGGCGCTGCAGAGACGCTGAGCGGGTCTTTCAAGGTTGCCCTTTCAACGCCGAAGGAACTCGGCGGTGCCGGCGGCCCGGGCAACAATCCGGAAGAACTGTTCGCGGCCGGCTATGCCGCCTGTTTCATCGGGGCGATGAAATTTGTCGGTGGCCAGGAGAAAATCGCTGTTCCGGTAGACGCATCCATTACCTCAACGGTCGGGATCGGTCCGCGATCGGAAGGCGGTTTCGGTCTGACGGTGGCGCTCGACGTCTCGCTGCCGGGTCTCGAAACGGCTGTCGCCGAGGATCTGGTAGCCAAGGCACATCAGGTCTGCCCTTATTCCAACGCGACGCGCAACAATATCGACGTCAAGCTGACCGTCGTCTGA
- a CDS encoding MarR family winged helix-turn-helix transcriptional regulator, with protein MNETTNQMSLLDAIGLPAAEETKKQKKDKPAKAEKSEKKPRKKKAAAPDEAPAKAADPAPVAAAAPQEDPPAAVTVSATDREAEDTAPSVPETPAAPGDAANPVSLDQYLCFALYSANHAMHGVYKALLKEAGLTYPQFLAMTVLWENNNVPVGTITAKLQLDTNTLTPLLKRLEAMGLVTRTRNPKDERQVILKLTRKGRALQKKTEHFSTCILSSTGLKLEEVMTLQSRIMQLRDNLREAGLDA; from the coding sequence ATGAACGAGACGACCAATCAGATGTCGCTTCTGGACGCGATCGGTTTGCCCGCGGCAGAAGAGACCAAGAAACAGAAAAAAGACAAGCCGGCGAAAGCCGAAAAGTCTGAGAAAAAACCGCGCAAGAAGAAAGCCGCGGCACCCGATGAGGCGCCTGCGAAAGCCGCAGATCCTGCACCGGTCGCGGCGGCGGCCCCGCAGGAGGACCCACCTGCTGCCGTCACCGTTTCTGCCACCGATAGGGAGGCGGAAGACACAGCGCCTTCAGTGCCGGAAACACCGGCTGCTCCGGGCGATGCGGCCAATCCGGTTTCCCTAGACCAGTATCTCTGTTTTGCGCTCTATTCGGCCAACCACGCGATGCACGGGGTCTACAAGGCCCTCCTGAAGGAAGCCGGCCTCACCTATCCGCAATTCCTGGCCATGACAGTGTTGTGGGAAAACAACAACGTACCGGTCGGCACCATCACCGCAAAGCTGCAGCTCGACACCAACACGCTGACACCGCTGCTGAAACGGCTCGAAGCCATGGGGCTCGTGACCCGGACTCGCAATCCCAAGGACGAGCGTCAGGTCATCCTGAAACTCACCCGCAAGGGCCGCGCGCTGCAGAAAAAGACCGAGCATTTCAGCACCTGCATTCTGTCCTCGACCGGGTTGAAACTCGAGGAAGTCATGACGCTGCAATCCAGGATCATGCAGCTGCGCGACAATCTGCGCGAAGCAGGCCTCGACGCCTGA
- a CDS encoding TetR/AcrR family transcriptional regulator yields MSSERRLQKTRAEILDKAWSLICDHGADVSLAQIAKAAGISRQSVYDHFGSRGGMILALVRRTDERLDIRARLFAAFEETDPRVRLVSTVEVWIRFVKEIYPVASDLIRLRSTDADASAAWEDRMSELRDWLLTLTQGLEKEGALAPDWTAKQAADYLWASFSVQTWGLLTRDCSWPEEMAQEVLKRTICQALLRQDRSWS; encoded by the coding sequence GTGTCAAGTGAGCGGCGACTGCAAAAAACCAGAGCAGAGATCCTGGACAAGGCCTGGAGCCTGATTTGCGACCACGGCGCGGACGTGTCCCTGGCCCAGATCGCAAAGGCGGCCGGGATCAGCCGGCAATCGGTCTATGATCATTTCGGCTCGCGCGGGGGCATGATCCTGGCGCTGGTCCGGCGCACGGACGAACGACTGGATATCAGGGCCAGGCTGTTTGCGGCTTTCGAGGAAACAGACCCTCGAGTGCGCCTCGTTTCGACGGTCGAGGTGTGGATCCGGTTCGTGAAGGAAATCTACCCGGTGGCTTCGGACCTGATCCGGCTCAGAAGCACCGATGCGGACGCCTCTGCCGCCTGGGAAGACCGGATGAGTGAATTGCGGGACTGGCTTTTAACCCTGACGCAGGGACTGGAAAAGGAAGGGGCCCTGGCGCCGGACTGGACGGCAAAGCAGGCCGCGGATTACCTGTGGGCCTCCTTCAGCGTGCAGACCTGGGGCCTGTTGACCCGGGACTGCAGCTGGCCGGAAGAGATGGCGCAGGAAGTTCTGAAACGCACGATCTGCCAGGCGTTGTTGCGTCAGGACAGGTCTTGGTCCTGA
- a CDS encoding DUF1330 domain-containing protein, whose product MTVNQQTLQFADWYGPGLDGTSPTETQWADLLGRAPDKPVTLINFFKLREKALYQDDAETVSGQEAFSNYASVSVPAMERAGGRFLYVGPFQGMFLGETEDWDLIAIGAYPDLKAFTALYSDEAYRGAFHHRTAACERQKVIVCGD is encoded by the coding sequence ATGACCGTCAACCAGCAAACCCTGCAATTCGCCGATTGGTATGGACCGGGCCTCGACGGCACCAGCCCGACAGAAACACAGTGGGCAGACCTTCTGGGCCGGGCACCCGACAAACCCGTCACCTTGATCAATTTCTTCAAACTCAGGGAAAAAGCGCTCTATCAGGATGACGCCGAGACCGTGTCAGGCCAGGAAGCCTTTTCAAACTATGCCTCTGTCAGCGTACCGGCCATGGAGCGCGCCGGTGGCCGTTTTCTCTATGTCGGTCCGTTTCAGGGCATGTTTCTGGGCGAGACCGAGGACTGGGACCTGATCGCCATCGGCGCCTATCCGGACCTGAAGGCCTTCACGGCCCTTTATTCCGATGAAGCCTATCGGGGTGCGTTTCACCACCGCACGGCTGCCTGTGAACGCCAGAAAGTGATCGTTTGTGGCGATTAA
- the mgtE gene encoding magnesium transporter gives MSEAAELDVAVPSEPLIPVRDEEERLNPDFIAAVEAAIQAKDTVALRELAGDLHEADTGDLLETLDADDRAAFVRLLGDEFDYTALTEIDEAVRLELLEELPNEVIAEGLEDLDSDDAVYILEDLDEDDQAEILEELPYADRAQLQKALDYPEDSAGRRMQSEFIAVAPFWTVGQTIDYMREARDLPDSFYEIYVVDPKFKLLGAVHLDKILRTRRDEKVTSIMEETRQAVLATEDQEETARRFERYNLVSAAVVDENERLVGVLTVDDIVDVIQEEAEEDIRALAGVGDEEISDDVITIARSRFTWLVVNLGTAILASVVIALFEDTIEAMVALAVLMPIVASMGGNAGTQTMTVAVRGIATQELGARNMLRVLNREVLVSVLNGVALAVLIGVTAWLWFASPGLGVVIAGAIVINMLFAGLSGLLIPIALDRMNVDPAIASSVFVTTVTDVVGFFAFLGIAALWFGLPF, from the coding sequence ATGAGCGAAGCAGCTGAGCTTGATGTCGCCGTGCCGTCCGAACCGCTGATCCCGGTGCGTGACGAAGAAGAGCGCCTCAATCCTGATTTCATTGCCGCCGTCGAAGCGGCAATCCAGGCAAAGGACACGGTTGCGCTTCGCGAACTGGCCGGCGACCTGCACGAGGCCGATACCGGCGATCTGCTTGAAACGCTCGATGCGGATGACCGTGCCGCCTTTGTCCGGTTGCTGGGCGACGAGTTCGACTACACCGCACTGACGGAAATCGACGAGGCGGTTCGCCTTGAACTGCTGGAAGAGCTGCCCAACGAGGTCATCGCCGAAGGTCTGGAAGACCTTGATTCCGATGACGCCGTCTACATCCTGGAAGACCTGGACGAAGACGATCAGGCCGAGATCCTGGAAGAGCTGCCCTATGCCGACCGGGCGCAGCTGCAAAAGGCTCTGGACTATCCGGAAGACAGCGCCGGCCGGCGCATGCAGAGCGAATTCATCGCCGTTGCGCCCTTCTGGACCGTCGGACAAACCATCGACTACATGCGCGAGGCGCGGGATCTTCCGGACAGTTTCTACGAAATCTACGTGGTGGATCCCAAGTTCAAGCTCCTGGGGGCGGTGCATCTGGACAAGATCCTGCGCACCAGGCGCGACGAAAAGGTCACTTCCATCATGGAAGAGACGCGGCAGGCTGTCCTGGCAACGGAAGACCAGGAAGAGACCGCCCGTCGGTTTGAACGCTACAATCTGGTCTCTGCCGCCGTCGTTGACGAAAATGAGCGACTTGTCGGTGTGCTGACCGTCGATGACATCGTCGATGTCATCCAGGAAGAAGCGGAAGAAGACATTCGCGCGCTGGCCGGTGTTGGCGACGAGGAAATCTCCGACGATGTCATCACCATCGCGCGCTCGCGGTTTACCTGGCTGGTCGTCAATCTGGGAACGGCCATTCTGGCGTCCGTGGTGATTGCCCTTTTTGAAGACACGATCGAGGCCATGGTCGCGCTCGCCGTGCTGATGCCCATCGTGGCCTCCATGGGTGGCAATGCGGGCACGCAGACCATGACGGTTGCCGTGCGCGGTATCGCCACCCAGGAGCTGGGCGCCCGCAACATGCTCCGCGTCCTCAATCGTGAGGTGCTGGTGAGCGTGCTCAACGGTGTGGCGCTGGCGGTGCTGATCGGGGTCACGGCCTGGCTCTGGTTTGCAAGTCCGGGCCTTGGCGTGGTGATCGCCGGGGCGATCGTGATCAACATGCTGTTTGCCGGTCTCTCCGGCCTGCTGATCCCGATCGCGCTTGACCGGATGAATGTCGATCCGGCCATTGCCTCCAGCGTTTTCGTGACGACGGTGACCGATGTGGTCGGCTTCTTCGCCTTTCTCGGCATTGCCGCACTCTGGTTCGGCCTGCCGTTCTAG
- a CDS encoding DEAD/DEAH box helicase family protein, translating into MTGNSDSRHRFDQILQSMRFKFPWRDYQQRVLDELDRHLDDSQLHVVAAPGSGKTVLGLEVLRRLGKPAIVFAPTLTIRQQWKSRLTELFLPDGADDSWISLNIREVKPVTIVTYQGFHAAMTGTPPAAGDGNGWSDAEKLVQQFRDLGIGTLVFDEAHHLRKEWHQSLMQLRQALPEETTTVSLTATPPYDTDAAEWDNYEALCGPIDCEISVPELVKTGDLCPHQDLVCFSAPTADETSFINAFANNLNGFAQDLLMNAEFLDRLENLPWFRNPADWEEELFRQADVCLAALVFLTAAGRSVSPVLLELFSLDKGELPGLDREFLECLLNGVLNGEMADRFEPDFRKEISRKLKTFGGMRGKRVALANMDRIDRMLRNSLGKIQSIRSIVAAECSSLGSRLRMVILTDHIHRDLQPSDQQADYEPVKIGAVPVFEVLRNRGDYAYEVGLLTGSYVVLPAKALELLQAACGKAGLSRDDLRLRPLAHDADYVEVELTAAVRHLTVPLMTEVFRKGGVTVLVGTQALLGEGWDAPCINSLVLASTVGSFMLSNQMRGRAIRKDPEDSRKTANVWHLACVNLPDTSSVAGKVLETGRQMGRHFKSQEPLREDLGQDAVLLVRRFKAFEGLSMSDPPYIETGLGRLGFAETVWSEEALDQVNGATFARSADRAGLAERWKLALFKSSAGARLRPMAAVRRAPQSWVYRRARRMGGVILPLLVLAVAALAYSLWEQKTVSALGAAVVLLLTLLLAKKENLLKTVPRALRNRSVEQNLSQIGKAVLEALSETGQLKTPVHQLKPAVHVLHGEHFCSLDGAEPKEQALFLKCLEQLLSPVENPRYILLRQVRGYGQTRTDYHPVPDALGARKNQAEALARCWQRHVSDVDLVSVRSREGRRLLLTARMETYSADLSPHAERLGRWL; encoded by the coding sequence ATGACGGGTAACTCCGATAGCCGGCACCGGTTTGACCAGATCCTGCAAAGCATGCGCTTCAAGTTTCCCTGGAGAGACTATCAACAGCGGGTTCTGGATGAACTGGATCGTCATCTGGACGATTCTCAGTTGCATGTCGTTGCAGCGCCTGGGTCTGGCAAAACGGTGCTCGGCCTGGAGGTGCTGCGTCGCCTTGGAAAACCGGCCATCGTTTTTGCGCCGACACTGACGATCCGGCAGCAATGGAAGTCACGTCTGACAGAGCTGTTTCTGCCGGATGGGGCTGACGACAGCTGGATATCGCTGAACATCCGGGAAGTGAAACCGGTCACGATCGTGACCTACCAGGGCTTTCACGCCGCAATGACGGGTACGCCGCCGGCGGCTGGAGACGGAAACGGTTGGTCAGATGCCGAGAAACTTGTTCAGCAGTTTCGAGACCTTGGTATCGGCACGCTGGTTTTCGATGAAGCGCATCACTTGCGCAAGGAGTGGCACCAGTCCCTCATGCAGCTGCGCCAGGCGCTTCCCGAGGAGACCACGACCGTTTCTTTGACCGCGACGCCGCCTTATGACACCGACGCGGCGGAATGGGACAATTATGAAGCCCTGTGCGGTCCGATAGACTGCGAGATTTCCGTGCCGGAGCTGGTCAAGACCGGCGACCTGTGTCCGCATCAGGACCTGGTCTGCTTCTCCGCGCCAACTGCAGACGAAACCAGCTTCATCAATGCGTTTGCCAACAATCTCAATGGATTTGCACAAGACCTGCTGATGAACGCGGAATTTCTTGACCGCCTGGAAAATCTGCCCTGGTTTCGCAATCCGGCCGATTGGGAAGAGGAGCTTTTCCGTCAGGCAGACGTCTGTCTCGCCGCGCTGGTGTTTCTGACTGCCGCCGGACGTTCTGTTTCCCCGGTGCTGCTGGAACTCTTCAGTCTGGACAAAGGGGAACTGCCCGGGCTGGATCGGGAGTTTCTGGAATGCCTGTTGAACGGTGTCCTGAACGGCGAGATGGCCGACCGGTTCGAGCCGGATTTCCGAAAGGAAATTTCCAGGAAGCTCAAGACCTTTGGCGGAATGCGCGGCAAAAGAGTCGCGCTTGCCAACATGGACCGGATCGATCGCATGCTGCGCAACAGCCTGGGCAAGATCCAGAGCATCCGGTCCATCGTGGCAGCGGAATGCTCCAGTTTGGGCAGTCGTCTGCGCATGGTCATCCTGACCGATCACATTCACCGCGATCTTCAGCCCAGTGATCAGCAGGCGGACTATGAACCGGTCAAGATCGGCGCGGTGCCGGTGTTCGAGGTCCTGCGCAATCGCGGTGACTATGCCTACGAAGTCGGGCTGTTGACGGGTTCCTATGTGGTCTTGCCGGCCAAGGCACTGGAACTGTTGCAAGCCGCCTGCGGGAAAGCCGGGCTCAGCCGGGACGACCTGCGTTTGCGACCGCTGGCCCACGATGCCGATTATGTTGAGGTGGAACTGACGGCCGCCGTCCGTCATCTGACGGTCCCCCTGATGACCGAAGTGTTCCGGAAGGGCGGCGTGACCGTGCTTGTCGGGACCCAGGCGCTTCTGGGAGAGGGCTGGGACGCGCCCTGCATCAATTCCCTTGTGCTGGCGAGCACGGTCGGATCGTTCATGCTGTCCAACCAGATGCGGGGCCGCGCCATCCGGAAGGACCCGGAGGACAGCCGGAAAACGGCAAATGTCTGGCATCTGGCTTGTGTCAATCTGCCGGACACCAGCAGCGTCGCCGGCAAGGTTCTGGAGACAGGCCGGCAGATGGGAAGACACTTCAAATCGCAGGAGCCCCTGCGCGAGGATCTCGGACAGGATGCCGTACTGCTGGTGCGCCGCTTCAAGGCCTTTGAAGGCCTCAGCATGAGCGATCCGCCCTATATCGAAACAGGGTTGGGACGGCTGGGGTTCGCCGAAACGGTCTGGTCGGAAGAAGCGCTTGATCAGGTCAACGGGGCAACCTTTGCCAGAAGTGCCGATCGGGCAGGGCTTGCAGAGCGCTGGAAGCTGGCCCTTTTCAAGAGCTCGGCTGGTGCAAGACTGCGCCCCATGGCCGCCGTGCGCAGAGCCCCCCAGAGCTGGGTCTATCGCAGGGCCAGGCGTATGGGTGGGGTGATCCTGCCCTTGCTGGTTCTGGCCGTTGCTGCGCTGGCCTATTCCCTCTGGGAACAAAAAACGGTGTCTGCCCTGGGGGCGGCCGTCGTCCTATTGCTCACGCTCTTGCTCGCGAAGAAGGAAAACCTCCTCAAGACGGTTCCGCGGGCGCTACGCAACCGGTCGGTGGAACAGAATCTGTCGCAGATCGGGAAGGCTGTGCTTGAGGCGCTGTCGGAAACAGGGCAGCTAAAGACACCGGTCCATCAGTTGAAGCCTGCTGTTCATGTTCTGCACGGCGAGCATTTCTGCAGCCTGGATGGCGCAGAGCCCAAGGAACAGGCGCTTTTCCTGAAATGCCTGGAGCAGCTTTTGAGTCCAGTGGAGAACCCAAGATACATCCTGTTGCGGCAGGTGCGCGGTTATGGGCAGACGCGTACCGATTATCATCCGGTTCCAGATGCCCTCGGGGCCCGGAAAAACCAGGCGGAAGCCCTGGCGCGCTGTTGGCAGCGGCATGTTTCGGATGTCGATCTTGTCTCGGTGAGGTCCAGGGAAGGGCGCAGGCTCCTGTTGACGGCAAGGATGGAAACATATTCTGCCGATCTCAGTCCTCATGCCGAACGTCTGGGACGTTGGCTATAG
- a CDS encoding FliM/FliN family flagellar motor switch protein, producing MTTFDEIKVDISVVLGENEMPVHQLLRMGRGAVIDLDVNEDDDVRIYANNTLVAKGQVVLLGERIGISITEVLMRPPEIRPMRTDGPL from the coding sequence ATGACCACCTTTGACGAGATCAAAGTCGACATATCCGTTGTGCTGGGGGAGAACGAGATGCCCGTTCACCAGCTCCTTCGCATGGGCCGTGGTGCCGTGATCGATCTCGATGTCAACGAGGACGATGACGTCAGGATCTACGCCAACAACACCCTGGTCGCAAAGGGCCAGGTGGTGCTGCTTGGCGAGCGGATCGGCATCTCGATCACAGAAGTCCTGATGCGGCCACCCGAGATCCGGCCGATGCGCACCGATGGGCCGCTCTAG
- the lipB gene encoding lipoyl(octanoyl) transferase LipB: MSPADRDDLSYSFLPKPGSAPVEWRISDDLVDYEQAIAEMDAHVARIIAGDAGEQVWLLEHPPLYTAGKRADDADLVAPDRFPVYRTGRGGQHTYHGPGQRVAYVMLDLKRRHQDVRAFVSALEAWLINTLWHYHIRGERREDRVGVWVRRPDRGATVEDKIAAIGIRLRKWVAFHGISFNVEPELEHFSGIVPCGVTEHGVTSLVDLGIPVTMAENDSVLRGEFEKIFGPTELR; the protein is encoded by the coding sequence ATGTCACCAGCCGATAGAGACGACCTTTCTTACAGTTTTCTGCCAAAACCGGGCTCTGCACCGGTGGAATGGCGTATTTCGGACGACCTTGTCGATTATGAGCAGGCGATCGCGGAAATGGATGCGCATGTTGCGAGAATCATAGCGGGTGACGCGGGCGAGCAGGTCTGGCTGCTGGAGCACCCTCCCCTTTATACCGCCGGCAAGCGCGCCGACGATGCCGATCTGGTCGCGCCGGACCGGTTCCCGGTCTATCGCACAGGGCGCGGCGGTCAGCATACCTATCACGGTCCCGGCCAGCGGGTTGCTTACGTGATGCTTGATCTGAAGCGACGCCATCAGGACGTACGCGCCTTTGTCTCCGCACTCGAAGCCTGGCTGATCAACACGCTCTGGCACTACCATATCCGCGGCGAACGGCGAGAGGACCGGGTCGGCGTCTGGGTACGCCGGCCGGATCGCGGCGCGACCGTCGAGGACAAGATCGCCGCCATCGGCATTCGCCTGCGCAAGTGGGTGGCCTTTCACGGCATCAGCTTCAATGTCGAGCCGGAACTGGAGCATTTCTCAGGCATCGTCCCCTGCGGCGTCACCGAGCATGGTGTCACCAGCCTGGTCGACCTCGGCATTCCCGTGACAATGGCTGAAAACGACAGCGTCCTTCGGGGGGAATTTGAGAAAATCTTCGGCCCGACGGAACTGCGCTGA